TAGTCAGGGGCTTTGAGGCTTATTCCTACCTTTATGGAATCCTCGTGAACTACTTCTTTGTACTGCTCTGCATAGCCCTGTTTATTTTGAACGTCCCAACCGAGGGCTTCAAAAAAGGGGTCTATGAATTCACGCCTCAGTTGCGTTTCGTTATATGAACCGCTTTTGTAGGCATCAAGGTTACGGTGAAACCTCTCAACGAGTTCCTTTGTCTTTTCTTTTGCGTCTTCCATGTCGGTGCTCGCCCTAAAAAATGCGTGTTTATAATACACACACCTTTTTTATAAGGCACCTATCGCATTTATCATAATCTTTTTTCTTCGGACAATGCTCTAATATCCCAAGCCTGCATAAGGCAAAGTCATATTTAACAGGGTCATTTGGGTCCAGCTTTTTTAAATTATCAGTAATCTCCTCTGCCATTTTCCAGTCAGGGTTTTTCCTTTTGGTAAGGCCGATATTTTGAGATATCCGTGCGATATGTGTATCCAGAGGGATTATCAGCTTGTCCGGAGGTATATTCTTCCAGAGGCCGAAATCCAACTTATCACCCCTTCTTACCATCCATCTTAGATAAAGATTTAGTCTTTTGCATGGACTGCCATTGTTTGGAGACGGAAAGAAAAATCTTACACCAGCATGCTGAGGGAGTTTTTCTTTGCCATAGATAGGAGACGAATCGAGCAGTAATACCCTTTCAGAAAAACTTACAAGACTATTCTTTATATTCACATCCTCCGGCTGATAACCTTTTAAAAAAAACCTTTCTACAGAGCCGCTCTTCTCAATCATTTGCTGAGCAAAGTAAATGAGACAGGCAATATCCTTGCCGCTGTTGAATCTGTGGACAAAACCGTCGAATATTTTTGCATCTTTTTGCGGGTTGAAATTGACAATAAACCTGTATGGCTGATTGCCCATCAGTTCCAGCACAGTTCTTACGCTTATCAGGATTCTCTCTACCCGGCCATACGCAAGCGAAGATGCGACCAGACCGACAAGCTCCTGATCTTCCGGTTTTTTAAACTGATGAACAAATTCAAGCGGGTCGGGTGAAAGAAATTTCAGGTCAAATGCAGCATATAGCTTATCAAGGCAGTGCTTTAGATTTTTCATCTGTTGGCTTACGAAACCACATATTTTATCTTATACTGGCCTAATTCTATAACATCGCCGTTTTTGAGGAGGTGGTGTTCCTGCACCTTTTCTTCATTAACCTTTGTAGCCGCCCTGCCGCCTTTGTGCACTATTGTAAACTCGCCCTTCTTGCCCCTCAGGATACTCGCATGATGTTTCGCCATGCCTTTTCCCTCCAATTTTAATTCCATATCATCGCCGATGCCAATGGTAGTTACTGTAGATTTTAAAATATGCTCCTTGCCGTCTTCAAGCACAAGCTTTGATTGTCCGCCTAATTTTGCTTTTACCTCAGGAGCAACAGGCATCTGGGCAGGCGGCGCGGCAACAGGCTGTGTAGGAAGGATAGTTTGTTCTGCATCAGCAGTCTGCGGATATTTAAATGTAAGGGCGTAATTTAATATCTGTATACTGTCGCCGTTTTTAATCTCTTTCGTTGTTATCTTTTCGCCTTTTATAAATGTTCCGTTTGCGCTTCCCTTGTCTTCAACAAGGAATTTGCCGTCCTTTTCTTTTATCACGGCATGATGTCTCGAAACCCCCGGGTTATCTATTAAGATATCGCTGTCTGTCCCCCTGCCAATGGTAGTCTCTGCCTTTGTAATCGCATATTGATTTATAATCTTATCAGCTTGCATGAGAATTACTTCAACGTCTTTTACCGATACCGAGGCGCTTGGTTTTTTTATGTAATGAGCCGTTAAACTCTTTGGCAGCTCATCCTTTGGAGAGATTCCATCAGGCACAGGGGTCATCTGGATATCGTCAAAAACCTCTATAGATGGCACACACCCCTTTTGGCCAAAGAGATAGAGAAGAAGCCCGTCCTTTGGCTGCTCTTGCGCATGAGCGCCGTCAGGAAGATAATTAAATGACGGTCTTCCCTTCAGGCAGATGCAAAAACCCAGCTTTTCACCGCATCTTGCGGCAATTATACTGTCAGCGCCTTTTTGAGCCAGCTCATTAAGTACCTTTTCCATATCAACCATATCTGCCGTAAATTTATGCGCCGGCCGTTTCTTGAAATAAACAAGTATGCTTAAAAGGAGCTTTTTTTCAACCTTATAAAAAACAACGGATGCTGTGCTGAGAGTTGAATAGGCGTCAAAAAAATCCTGGACATCAAGCATGGACAGACCATCTTTATCTGTCCTGCCTGAGGCATACGGTCTTCCGCCTACCACAAAAAGATACGCCATGCCGTCCTTATCTGAAATGGTAAAATAGCCGTCGCCTGCCGTGGAGATTATATCATTAAAAACAGCGTCAAAGTTTTTGATGCTTAAGTTTTTTTCCTCAAATAATTTTTGGACAGCCGGAAATATTGGAATCATGGTTGTTTTCTCCTCACTTAAAGTAAAGGATATGCCTTCCGATAGTTATCCAGTCATTTGGCTTCAGTACGGCTGTTGTCATCTTCTTTCCGTTTACAAAGGTGCCATTGGTACTGTTGAGGTCAGTCACGGTATAAGAACTCTCTGCATTGCCTTCTCTTTTATCTATACGGGCGTGATGGCCTGAAACAGCCATATGGTCAATACATATGTCATTATCATCTTTTCTCCCAACAGTTAAAGAAGGTTTATCAAGGCTATATTCCTTTATGAGGACACCTTGGAATTTGAGGATAAGTTTTGACATATTGATAACATTCCATAATCCAATGCACTACGACCTTTTAAATCCCTCTGCCTGTACGCCGCATACAGGACACCTGTTAGGGGCGGGGCCATTTGCTTTATAGCCACAATTAGAACAGATATTAATTTCGCCTGCTGCTAAATTATTTCCTGGCTTCCTTGTATCCTTTGTATCTGAAAAAGAAGCCGTATGCGGTTTTTCTGTTTTCGGGGTTGAATCAATCTGTCTTATAGGCTTGGGTTCTTCCGGAGAATTTATTGTAGTCTTCCATATCGGCGGAATAGGCCGAGGTTTCTTTGTTTCAGCAGCCAAATGGGTGGGTTTTATTACCTTTTGTTCTTCTAATGGTTTTACCGTTGTCTTACTGGTGGAAGATATTTCATCAACCTTTCTTTTGCCTTCCTCCGATGCCTTTTCCTGTTCGTTGTCTTTTCTTAATAAGAGGGCATGGAGTTTTCCCGCATGCTCCTTTTCTTCTTTTGCCAGGTCCAAAAAAATGTTTTTTACTTCTGTTGTTTCAATCAATGCAGCCATTTGCTCATAACGATTGACGGCATCCATAGCAGCTGCTATGGATGCTCTTAATAGTTGAACAAGCTCTTTTTTCTTGATTGTTTCCAAACCTAAGGGTGTCTTATGCGGCATATATTTCTCCCCTTGAACATTTGCTTTTTCTCATTGCTGTGCTTAGTTTTCACATGCCTTCATCTTTGTTTCGTCGAGCGGGACGATTTCATAAAAACTTCACCAACACTACCGTTATATTATCATCTCCGCCGTTAAAATTTGCAAGACCGATAAGTTCTTCGCAGGCATTATCCAGATTGTCGCCGCACCTGTTGACAATATCAAGCATATCTTTATCCTCTGCAAGCGATGACAGACCGTCGGAACAGATAAGGATAACATCGCCCTTCATCGCCTCCTCATCCCTCGTATCCACCTCAACAGTCTTATCAGTTCCAATCGCTCTTGTAATAACATTTTTATAAGCTGACTTCTTTGCCTCTTCTGCCGTGATTAATCCCATTGAAAGCTGCGTACTCACCATAGAATGGTCTTTGGAAAGTTGTTCAATGCTGTTATTTCTTATCCTGTAAATTCTGCTGTCGCCTACATTTGCAGTCGCAAAACCGCCGTTGCAAATAAGGATGCCGGCAATAGTTGTGCCCATGCCCTTCATTTCCTGCCCTTTTTCTGCCATCTCAAAAACACCCTTATTTGCAAGCTGTATTGCCTTCACGAATATTTCTGAATTTGGCGGCCCTTTTTTAAGCCACTCAGAGAGGCTCATCTTTGTTATCTCAACTGCTATCTGGCTTGCTATCTCGCCTGCCAAGTGGCCGCCCATGCCGTCTGCTACAAGAAAAAGCCCGATATCCCCTGCCGCGCAAAAGCTGTCTTCGTTGAGCTTTCTTTTTTTACCCACATCTGTTTTTGCTGAAAATTTTATATTCATAGATAAATTCCTTGATTTGTCCAGAAAATACCCCCTTTACCCCATCCCCACCCTGACCCTCCCCTTGAAGGGGAGGGGATAAGAGAGATTTCTCCCTTTGAAGGGGAGGGAACAAAAAAGTTTCCTCTCTCTCAGAGAGGATTTCCTACTTTTCTTCCTCTCCCTCAGGGAGAGGATTAAGGTGAGGGTGGGTTAATTTTCATCCCGTCTTTGCCAGACACACTTTTATTGCATTTGCAAATTCAGCGCCTGTCTGGAATCTCTCTTCCGGTTTTTTAGCCAATGCCTTGTCAACGAGTTTTTGCAATATAGGCGGCAGATCCTGTTTATATTCCAGGAGCGATGGCGGAGCTGCATTTGCAATCTGATACATTATTGTTGTTATTGTATCTCCATTGAAAGGTTTTTCACCAACAAGGAGTTCGTAGAGTATTACCCCAAGAGAAAACAGGTCGCTCCTGCCGTCAACCTTTTTGCCGGCAAGCTGTTCAGGGGACATATAGCTTGGTGTGCCCATTATCACGCCTGTCTTTGTGTGAGATGATGATTGTATCTTTGCTATGCCGAAGTCGGTCACCTTTATCTCGCCTTTGGCAAGCATCATGATATTTGCCGGTTTTATATCTCTGTGGACTATACCATTTTTGTGGGCATAATCAAGTGTTTCAG
This region of Deltaproteobacteria bacterium genomic DNA includes:
- a CDS encoding TIGR02757 family protein, with the protein product MKNLKHCLDKLYAAFDLKFLSPDPLEFVHQFKKPEDQELVGLVASSLAYGRVERILISVRTVLELMGNQPYRFIVNFNPQKDAKIFDGFVHRFNSGKDIACLIYFAQQMIEKSGSVERFFLKGYQPEDVNIKNSLVSFSERVLLLDSSPIYGKEKLPQHAGVRFFFPSPNNGSPCKRLNLYLRWMVRRGDKLDFGLWKNIPPDKLIIPLDTHIARISQNIGLTKRKNPDWKMAEEITDNLKKLDPNDPVKYDFALCRLGILEHCPKKKDYDKCDRCLIKKVCVL
- a CDS encoding FHA domain-containing protein; this encodes MIPIFPAVQKLFEEKNLSIKNFDAVFNDIISTAGDGYFTISDKDGMAYLFVVGGRPYASGRTDKDGLSMLDVQDFFDAYSTLSTASVVFYKVEKKLLLSILVYFKKRPAHKFTADMVDMEKVLNELAQKGADSIIAARCGEKLGFCICLKGRPSFNYLPDGAHAQEQPKDGLLLYLFGQKGCVPSIEVFDDIQMTPVPDGISPKDELPKSLTAHYIKKPSASVSVKDVEVILMQADKIINQYAITKAETTIGRGTDSDILIDNPGVSRHHAVIKEKDGKFLVEDKGSANGTFIKGEKITTKEIKNGDSIQILNYALTFKYPQTADAEQTILPTQPVAAPPAQMPVAPEVKAKLGGQSKLVLEDGKEHILKSTVTTIGIGDDMELKLEGKGMAKHHASILRGKKGEFTIVHKGGRAATKVNEEKVQEHHLLKNGDVIELGQYKIKYVVS
- a CDS encoding FHA domain-containing protein, with protein sequence MSKLILKFQGVLIKEYSLDKPSLTVGRKDDNDICIDHMAVSGHHARIDKREGNAESSYTVTDLNSTNGTFVNGKKMTTAVLKPNDWITIGRHILYFK
- a CDS encoding ferritin family protein, whose amino-acid sequence is MPHKTPLGLETIKKKELVQLLRASIAAAMDAVNRYEQMAALIETTEVKNIFLDLAKEEKEHAGKLHALLLRKDNEQEKASEEGKRKVDEISSTSKTTVKPLEEQKVIKPTHLAAETKKPRPIPPIWKTTINSPEEPKPIRQIDSTPKTEKPHTASFSDTKDTRKPGNNLAAGEINICSNCGYKANGPAPNRCPVCGVQAEGFKRS
- a CDS encoding Stp1/IreP family PP2C-type Ser/Thr phosphatase — encoded protein: MNIKFSAKTDVGKKRKLNEDSFCAAGDIGLFLVADGMGGHLAGEIASQIAVEITKMSLSEWLKKGPPNSEIFVKAIQLANKGVFEMAEKGQEMKGMGTTIAGILICNGGFATANVGDSRIYRIRNNSIEQLSKDHSMVSTQLSMGLITAEEAKKSAYKNVITRAIGTDKTVEVDTRDEEAMKGDVILICSDGLSSLAEDKDMLDIVNRCGDNLDNACEELIGLANFNGGDDNITVVLVKFL